In Posidoniimonas polymericola, the sequence GCTGGGCTACGACTGCGTTGGGTTCCTCAAGGGCTACGAGGGCCTGTACGACCCGGTGCAGTACGTCAACCTGACCCCGTCCAGCACCAAGGGCATCCTCAACCAGGGCGGCACCATCCTGGGCTCGACCAACAAGGGCCGCTTTGCCGCGGTCAAGGGCGTCGAGGACCGCGTGGAGATCGCCCCGCACCTGATCGAGGGCGTCAAAGAAACCGTTCGCCAGCTCGGCATCGACGGCCTGATCTGCGTCGGCGGCGACGGCTCGCTCGCCATCGCTCAGCAGTTCCACGAAAGCGGCATCCCGGTGGTCGGCGTCCCCAAGACCATCGACAACGACCTGCAGGCCACGGCGTTCACGTTCGGCTTCGACAGCGCCATCGAGTGCGCCACCGACGCCCTCGACCGTCTGCACACGACGGCCGCCAGCCACGAGCGGATCATGGTGCTCGAGGTGATGGGCCGGCACGCCGGTTGGATCGCGCTGCACTCCGGCATCGCCGGCGGCGGCGACGTGATCCTGATCCCCGAGATCGACTGGACCTTCGAGCACATCTGCGAGAAGATCCTGCACCGCGAGAGCCAGGGCAAGAAGTTCACTCTAGTAGTGGTCGCCGAGGGCGCCCACCTGCCCGAGGGCGGCATGGTCGGCGCCGAGCAGGACGGCCAGCAGGTCAAGCTCGGCGGCATCGGCAAGATCGTCACCGACGAGATCCAGAAGCGGCTGCACCGCGAGGCGCGGCTCTGCATCCTCGGCCACCTGCAGCGCGGCGGCAAGCCGACCACGTTCGACCGTGTGCTCGCCACGCAGTTCGGCGCCCACGCGGTGCGGCTGATCGTCCAAGAGAAGTTCGGCGAGATGATCTGCAGCCGCCCGCCCGACATGGTCAGCGTCCCGATCCTCGAGGCGGTGCACAAGATCCGCCAGGTCGACCCGACCGGCCCCGCCGTGCGGGCCGCCCGGGCGCTCGGCATCAGCTTCGGCGACCGCACCGCCGAGGACGCCTCGAGCGGCGTCTTTACCCGTGAGGAGGATCGCGAGTTCGCGGTCCAACACCACGGCGAGCACCTGCTCGATACGGCCGCGGCCGAATTGGAAGCGGCGTTGGCGGAGTAGCCATGACCGCCTAACCGTAGCAGTAGTCAAACAGCCCCGGGCATGATTGCCCGGGGCTTTTTCATTAGCGGGGCCCTACTCTTCCAGCGGCGGCGGACTAGGGCTTGCGGGCTGAGGGATTGGGGCCGCGCTCGCAGGGCCCGCCGAGAGCCAGTCGAGCAGGCGCCAGGCGAAGCCCGCCTTGCAGAGGCTCACCAGCACGCCGAAGCCGAGCAGGCAGACGCCCATGGCGTAGAGTTGCAGACCCTCGCGCAGCCGGTGGCTGGCAAGTCCGACGAGCACCGCCTGCAGCGCCGCCAGGCCGGCGACCGCGAGACAAACCACCAGCGACGCGACGGCCCAGCGGTCGCGGCTCATGCGGAAGTAGGCGCCGCCGCCGACCGCCAGCACCGCGGCGGCGACCGGCGGCGACCAGTTTGCTTGAACCGGCCACACGGCCGGGTACACGGTCACGAAGGCCATGCAGGTGACCGCCAACGCCAGCGGAGTCCAGGGCCGCAGCGCGCGGGAGACTCGGTCACGGCAGACAAGCGGGGTGGCCAGCAGCAGGATCGTCACCGCGTAGGCGGTCTGCAGCGACGAGGCGCCCAGTTCCAAAAGCGACGCCAATTCCGACCGCCAGCCGATCAGTCCCAGGGCAACGCCGCCGACGAGCGGCGCCGCGTGGCGGCTGTAGGCCCACCGGGCCGCCATCCAGCCGACCATCACGCTCGCACCGGCGGCGCTGAGCGGCCACGCCCCGCGGAGCGAGGTTTCGCCCGCGTTGAGCGACAGCATCGCCGCTAGCGAAAACGCGGCCAGCGCCTCGCCGCCCACCCGGCGGGCCGCGGCGCCCGCCAGCCCGAGCGCCGCGCTGAAGCCCAGAGCAATCACGAGCGGGCTGCCGCTCGCAGCCTGCACGACACCGAGCAGGTAGGTCTGCGCCGGATTGAGATCGCTCGGGAGGGTGGCGGCCACC encodes:
- a CDS encoding 6-phosphofructokinase, translating into MSKRIGILTSGGDCPGLNAVIRGAVKSCHQLGYDCVGFLKGYEGLYDPVQYVNLTPSSTKGILNQGGTILGSTNKGRFAAVKGVEDRVEIAPHLIEGVKETVRQLGIDGLICVGGDGSLAIAQQFHESGIPVVGVPKTIDNDLQATAFTFGFDSAIECATDALDRLHTTAASHERIMVLEVMGRHAGWIALHSGIAGGGDVILIPEIDWTFEHICEKILHRESQGKKFTLVVVAEGAHLPEGGMVGAEQDGQQVKLGGIGKIVTDEIQKRLHREARLCILGHLQRGGKPTTFDRVLATQFGAHAVRLIVQEKFGEMICSRPPDMVSVPILEAVHKIRQVDPTGPAVRAARALGISFGDRTAEDASSGVFTREEDREFAVQHHGEHLLDTAAAELEAALAE